From a region of the Impatiens glandulifera chromosome 4, dImpGla2.1, whole genome shotgun sequence genome:
- the LOC124936714 gene encoding uncharacterized protein LOC124936714, with translation MRAPSLLAQCLPGLLLPHDQGSHTLPSISDRYMNISSPAVEIVPSKMAHPYKYAGESIDIHGFNVFKGRVSVADLIGLAGSEITPSKPDGSVKLSESSIDLVNVLKHEIRDGQLSFRGKRVLELSCSYGLPGIFACLKGAATVHFQDLNAENIRCTTIPNVMANLEQARERQSRQPESPLTPSRQNLTPTVHFFAGGWEELPTVLSVVRNESYEVPTAPSLSFSEEDFMDACSSQDGSIVANESSSRRSRKLSRSRAWERACETDQDEDGYDVMLMTEIPCSLTSLKKIYVLIKKCLKPPYGILFVGMRKNYVGFNSAARQLRSLVDEEGILGAHLVKETTDREIWKFFLR, from the exons ATGCGTGCACCATCACTTCTTGCACAGTGCTTGCCTGGCTTACTACTACCCCATGACCAGGGGAGTCACACTTTGCCTTCCATTTCTGATAGATATATGAATATTTCCTCACCAGCTGTGGAGATTGTCCCATCAAAG ATGGCTCATCCTTACAAATATGCAGGAGAGAGTATTGATATACATGGATTCAATGTCTTCAAG GGACGGGTTAGTGTTGCGGACCTAATTGGGTTAGCTGGTTCAGAAATTACACCTTCAAAACCTGATG GATCTGTTAAATTGTCGGAAAGCTCAATTGATCTTGTTAACGTCCTTAAACATGAGATTCGAGATGGACAGTTGAGCTTTAGAGGGAAAAGGGTGCTTGAG CTGAGCTGCAGCTATGGTCTTCCCGGGATTTTTGCTTGTCTGAAG GGAGCTGCGACAGTTCACTTTCAAGACCTTAATGCAGAAAATATAAGATGCACAACCATCCCGAATGTGATGGCTAATCTTGAGCAGGCTCGGGAAAGACAAAGCAGACAGCCTGAAAGTCCTTTGACTCCGTCAAGGCAAAATCTCACCCCAACAGTGCACTTCTTTGCTGGAGGATGGGAAGAACTTCCTACGGTTCTATCTGTTGTAAGGAATGAGTCATATGAAGTTCCAACTGCTCCAAGCTTGAGCTTCTCTGAGGAGGATTTCATGGATGCTTGTAGCAGCCAAGATGGAAGCATTGTTGCGAACGAATCTTCTTCAAGGCGTTCTCGGAAGCTGTCCAGAAGCAGGGCGTGGGAGAGGGCTTGTGAGACAGACCAAGATGAAGATGGATATGATGTTATGTTGATGACAGAGATACCCTGTTCCTTAACATCTTTGAAGAAGATATATGTCCTCATCAAAAAG TGCTTGAAGCCTCCTTATGGGATCTTATTTGTGGGGATGAGAAAGAACTATGTGGGGTTTAACAGTGCAGCGCGG